A DNA window from Thiothrix subterranea contains the following coding sequences:
- a CDS encoding phosphomannomutase/phosphoglucomutase gives MSIPQPLVSHSLFRAYDVRGVYADNLTEHSVRLIGQAIGSELRDRGEQAVVVGRDGRLSSPALAQAAIEGLMAAGCRVTDVGLVPTPVLYFAVQSGLAPHGVMITGSHNPPDQNGIKIVINGECQYNERIQRLYERIIRGELWHQPDAGSVQTASILSAYQHTVRQQIHLQRRLRIGLDCGNGATALLAEHFFRDLGCDVHPLFCEVDGNFPNHSPDPTQPENLQALQTLVRAQGLDIGIAFDGDGDRLIAVDGNGHILWPDRILILLAQAVLPQQPGRMVAYDVKCTYRLDQAIRDAGGIPGMCISGHSLLKKYIREHNAVLGGEFSGHIVLRDRGMEYDDGMYIAARLLEVLAQETAPPAQVFARIPEGFSTPEHKVYFASYEAAGVAMALWMQHQQLQAQRLITLDGMRAEYADGWGLARASNTSPTITLRFEADTPERLEAIRALFRADIQRLQLTPEALPF, from the coding sequence ATGAGTATTCCACAACCGCTCGTCTCGCATTCCTTATTCCGTGCTTACGACGTGCGCGGTGTGTATGCCGACAATCTCACCGAACACAGTGTGCGCCTGATTGGGCAAGCCATTGGCTCGGAATTGCGTGATCGGGGTGAGCAAGCAGTGGTGGTTGGGCGCGATGGGCGGCTTTCCAGCCCCGCCTTGGCGCAAGCGGCGATTGAAGGGTTGATGGCGGCGGGTTGTCGTGTCACCGATGTCGGTTTAGTGCCAACGCCGGTGTTGTATTTCGCCGTGCAGTCCGGGCTTGCGCCGCACGGGGTAATGATCACCGGCAGCCACAATCCGCCCGACCAAAACGGCATTAAAATCGTGATCAACGGCGAATGCCAGTATAACGAGCGCATTCAACGCCTGTACGAACGCATTATTCGCGGCGAACTCTGGCATCAGCCCGACGCGGGCAGTGTGCAAACCGCCAGTATTCTGAGCGCGTACCAACACACCGTGCGCCAGCAAATCCACCTACAACGCCGCTTGCGCATTGGGCTGGATTGCGGTAATGGCGCGACCGCATTGTTGGCAGAACATTTTTTCCGCGATTTGGGTTGCGACGTTCACCCGCTGTTTTGTGAAGTCGATGGCAATTTCCCCAACCATTCCCCCGACCCGACGCAACCTGAAAATCTGCAAGCGTTGCAAACCTTGGTACGCGCACAAGGGTTGGATATTGGTATTGCTTTTGATGGCGATGGCGACCGCTTGATTGCCGTCGATGGTAACGGGCATATTCTCTGGCCGGATCGTATCCTCATCCTGCTGGCGCAAGCGGTACTGCCACAACAGCCGGGGCGTATGGTCGCCTATGATGTGAAATGCACTTATCGGCTGGATCAGGCTATCCGTGACGCGGGCGGCATTCCCGGCATGTGCATTAGCGGGCATTCCTTGCTGAAAAAATACATCCGTGAACACAATGCAGTATTGGGCGGCGAATTCAGCGGGCATATCGTGTTGCGCGATCGTGGCATGGAATACGACGATGGCATGTACATTGCCGCGCGTTTGTTGGAAGTGTTGGCGCAGGAAACCGCGCCCCCCGCGCAAGTGTTCGCCCGCATCCCCGAAGGTTTCAGTACCCCGGAACACAAGGTTTACTTTGCCTCCTACGAAGCTGCCGGGGTGGCAATGGCGCTATGGATGCAGCATCAGCAATTACAGGCGCAACGTTTGATTACGCTCGATGGAATGCGTGCCGAATACGCCGACGGCTGGGGTTTAGCGCGAGCCTCCAATACCAGCCCCACCATTACTTTGCGCTTTGAAGCCGATACGCCGGAACGCTTAGAAGCCATCCGCGCCCTGTTTCGTGCCGATATTCAACGCCTGCAATTGACCCCGGAGGCATTGCCGTTTTAA
- a CDS encoding DUF4124 domain-containing protein: MRRIALLPHFALFALLLFANSVQAGLYRWVDAAGMVHYSDVVPPSVEKQGHAQLNKQGMTVEIVPGAPSEAELTAGKRRETLAKLRDALDNKQQEQDNHLLANYADVAELEAVFHSKLAVLDKNTQSIAERRESLETKLAVVREQASKVEAPEQGEKLNGYIQDAEKTLAAYDHALQENQTEQDRLRQRYEKDRERLSKLLKASPSSPRLDPSTAPATLRAALDHQ; encoded by the coding sequence ATGAGACGAATTGCCCTATTACCGCACTTTGCTTTATTTGCCTTGTTGCTATTCGCTAACAGCGTGCAAGCGGGTTTATACCGTTGGGTAGATGCCGCAGGCATGGTGCATTATTCTGATGTTGTTCCCCCTTCCGTCGAAAAGCAGGGTCACGCCCAGTTAAACAAGCAAGGCATGACTGTTGAAATCGTGCCCGGAGCACCCAGCGAAGCAGAGCTTACCGCAGGTAAACGCCGCGAGACCTTGGCAAAATTGCGCGATGCCTTGGATAATAAGCAACAAGAACAAGACAATCATCTGTTGGCTAATTACGCGGATGTAGCGGAACTGGAAGCCGTATTTCACAGCAAATTAGCCGTGTTGGATAAAAACACCCAATCCATTGCGGAACGGCGCGAGTCTCTGGAAACCAAGTTAGCGGTAGTAAGAGAGCAAGCCAGCAAAGTTGAAGCGCCTGAACAAGGTGAAAAACTCAACGGTTACATTCAAGATGCCGAAAAGACACTGGCGGCTTACGATCATGCCTTGCAGGAAAATCAAACCGAGCAAGACCGGCTGCGCCAGCGTTATGAAAAAGACCGAGAGCGTTTAAGCAAATTGCTTAAGGCGTCACCATCGTCCCCACGCCTTGATCCGTCAACAGCTCCAGCAACACTGCGTGCGGCACTCGACCATCAATAA
- the nagZ gene encoding beta-N-acetylhexosaminidase translates to MSLGPVMLDVAGTELSAADRELLQHPAVGGVILFARNYQNPAQLAALTAAIRAVREPHLLVAVDQEGGRVQRFREGFQRLPPAGYYAALYQQSPAAAQHAAQCMGWLMASELQAVGVDFSFAPVLDLDRGLNRVIGDRAFGQDTPTVMALTGAWMQGARLAGMVSVGKHFPGHGGVTADSHEALPCDERPWETLWAEDIAPFGHLIAQGLEAVMPSHVVYPCVDDAPAGFSPRWLQAILRGQMGFQGAIFSDALDMAAAAAAGDFVGRAKAALAAGCDQLLMCNNRAAAVAVVEALADYRDTAAQARLARLYSRHFMPLHHAQQQPTWAEAEAVLAQFAADTASGMTLAYDPTTRGGTVL, encoded by the coding sequence ATGTCATTGGGGCCAGTCATGCTGGATGTAGCCGGTACAGAATTGAGTGCCGCAGACCGCGAATTGTTGCAACATCCCGCTGTCGGGGGCGTGATCTTGTTTGCACGTAATTACCAGAATCCGGCGCAATTGGCGGCGTTGACGGCAGCGATTCGGGCGGTGCGCGAACCCCATTTGCTGGTGGCGGTGGATCAGGAAGGTGGACGGGTGCAACGTTTCCGCGAAGGTTTTCAGCGTTTGCCGCCAGCAGGGTATTACGCGGCGTTGTACCAACAGTCACCGGCGGCGGCGCAGCACGCGGCGCAGTGCATGGGCTGGTTGATGGCATCCGAGTTGCAAGCGGTGGGGGTGGATTTCAGCTTTGCGCCAGTGTTGGATCTTGATCGTGGGCTGAATCGGGTGATCGGTGATCGTGCCTTCGGGCAAGACACGCCAACGGTGATGGCATTGACGGGGGCGTGGATGCAGGGCGCACGTTTGGCGGGCATGGTGTCGGTTGGCAAACATTTCCCCGGTCATGGCGGCGTGACGGCGGATTCGCACGAAGCCTTGCCGTGTGACGAGCGCCCTTGGGAAACCTTGTGGGCGGAAGACATTGCACCCTTTGGGCATTTGATTGCGCAAGGGCTGGAGGCGGTGATGCCGTCACACGTGGTGTATCCGTGTGTGGATGATGCGCCCGCCGGGTTTTCGCCGCGCTGGTTGCAGGCGATTTTGCGCGGGCAAATGGGTTTTCAGGGCGCAATCTTCAGCGATGCCTTGGATATGGCAGCAGCGGCAGCCGCAGGTGATTTTGTGGGGCGGGCAAAAGCAGCGTTGGCAGCGGGGTGTGATCAGTTGTTGATGTGCAATAACCGTGCGGCAGCCGTTGCGGTGGTGGAGGCGTTGGCGGATTATCGCGACACGGCGGCACAAGCGCGGTTGGCACGCTTATACAGCCGTCATTTCATGCCGTTGCACCACGCCCAGCAACAGCCGACTTGGGCTGAAGCGGAGGCGGTGTTGGCACAATTTGCGGCGGATACCGCGTCCGGCATGACCTTGGCGTATGATCCGACCACACGCGGCGGTACGGTGTTGTAA
- the argB gene encoding acetylglutamate kinase produces the protein MTTNSPNSTAAILMEALPYIQKYSGKTIVVKYGGNAMTDPALQQSFARDIVLLKQVGINPVVIHGGGPQIGNLLKQIGKESHFVDGMRVTDAETMDVVQMVLGGLVNKQIVNMINQAGGRAIGLTGKDGNMIIAQKMEHPDVDLGHVGEVIEIDASVVKMLEEDRFIPVIAPIGVGRDGTSYNINADIVAGKMAEVLNAERLLLLTNTPGVLDKQGVLIEALSQADIQNLIADGTIQGGMLPKLACATDAISAGAKSASIIDGRVPHAVLLELLTDQGVGTMVTP, from the coding sequence ATGACGACGAACAGCCCGAATAGTACCGCTGCTATTCTGATGGAGGCGTTGCCTTACATCCAAAAATATTCCGGCAAAACCATTGTGGTCAAATACGGCGGCAATGCTATGACCGACCCAGCTCTGCAACAAAGTTTTGCCCGCGACATTGTGCTGTTGAAACAAGTCGGCATTAATCCCGTCGTCATTCACGGTGGCGGCCCGCAAATCGGCAACCTGCTCAAACAAATCGGCAAGGAAAGCCATTTCGTGGATGGAATGCGTGTCACCGATGCCGAAACCATGGACGTGGTGCAAATGGTGCTAGGTGGGCTGGTCAATAAGCAAATCGTCAATATGATCAACCAAGCAGGTGGACGCGCCATTGGTTTAACCGGCAAAGACGGCAATATGATCATTGCGCAAAAAATGGAACACCCTGACGTGGATTTAGGGCATGTCGGCGAAGTCATCGAGATTGATGCCAGCGTGGTCAAAATGTTGGAAGAAGACCGCTTTATTCCCGTCATTGCCCCAATTGGCGTGGGCAGAGATGGCACCAGCTACAATATCAATGCCGACATTGTAGCGGGTAAAATGGCGGAAGTTTTAAATGCCGAACGTTTGTTATTGCTGACCAATACCCCCGGTGTGCTCGACAAGCAAGGTGTTTTAATCGAAGCGTTGAGTCAGGCGGACATTCAGAACTTGATAGCAGATGGTACGATTCAAGGCGGTATGTTGCCCAAACTGGCGTGTGCTACCGATGCGATTTCAGCAGGCGCGAAAAGTGCCAGTATTATTGATGGTCGAGTGCCGCACGCAGTGTTGCTGGAGCTGTTGACGGATCAAGGCGTGGGGACGATGGTGACGCCTTAA
- a CDS encoding DUF3144 domain-containing protein, producing MSKKQSSSQDNDPEFWDLAEKFIELANTSVDTSDLGKVGAAMLYAAARFNTFVVAASSIDRKEFIEDADDTMDYLSKQFRHMLGDNLRDFKDNYKVYIKHDDEQPE from the coding sequence ATGAGCAAGAAACAAAGCAGTTCGCAAGACAATGACCCGGAATTCTGGGACTTGGCAGAGAAATTTATTGAGTTGGCGAATACCTCGGTCGACACCAGCGATTTAGGCAAGGTCGGCGCTGCCATGCTGTATGCAGCGGCGCGTTTCAATACCTTCGTGGTTGCCGCCTCCTCGATTGATCGCAAAGAATTCATCGAAGATGCTGACGACACGATGGATTACCTCAGCAAACAATTCCGCCACATGCTCGGCGACAACCTGCGTGATTTCAAAGACAACTACAAGGTCTATATCAAACATGACGACGAACAGCCCGAATAG
- the thiL gene encoding thiamine-phosphate kinase: protein MSEFSLIREHFLWQPQPESVRVSVGDDAAVLTLPANKELVVSVDTSNAGVHFPLETPPHAIGYKALAVNLSDLAAMGAEPAWFTLALSLPAVDQEWVAEFTRGMRELAEQHGIFLIGGDTTRGALSITIQVMGWIPPGRALLRSGARHGDWVCVSGTLGDAAAGLAIVQQRLVLPTAAAAFCVQRLNYPTPRVALGQCLRGLASACMDISDGLLADLGHILTASGVGARLQHTAIPVSAALQPLALAQRLDFALRGGDDYELLFTLPKQHLDEVQQVANKYHIQVTVIGEVDDNQTGLSVDYTFSDKRQGYEHFS from the coding sequence ATGTCGGAATTTTCGCTAATCCGCGAACATTTTCTGTGGCAACCTCAGCCGGAAAGTGTGCGTGTCAGTGTCGGGGATGACGCGGCGGTGCTTACATTACCGGCAAATAAAGAATTGGTGGTGTCGGTGGATACTTCCAATGCCGGGGTGCATTTCCCGCTGGAGACGCCGCCACACGCGATTGGGTATAAAGCATTGGCAGTGAATTTGAGTGATTTGGCGGCAATGGGGGCAGAACCGGCATGGTTTACGTTGGCGCTTTCCTTGCCAGCGGTAGATCAAGAATGGGTGGCGGAATTCACGCGCGGAATGCGGGAGCTGGCGGAACAGCACGGTATTTTCCTGATTGGGGGCGATACCACACGCGGCGCACTGAGTATTACGATTCAGGTCATGGGGTGGATTCCGCCGGGTAGGGCGTTACTGCGGAGTGGGGCGCGACACGGTGATTGGGTATGCGTTTCCGGTACTTTAGGTGATGCGGCAGCAGGTTTGGCGATTGTGCAGCAACGCTTGGTATTGCCGACAGCGGCGGCGGCATTTTGCGTGCAGCGTTTGAATTATCCTACCCCGCGTGTGGCGTTGGGGCAGTGTTTGCGTGGGTTGGCGAGCGCTTGTATGGATATTTCTGACGGGTTGTTGGCAGATTTGGGACATATTTTAACGGCTTCGGGGGTGGGGGCGCGTTTGCAGCACACGGCGATTCCTGTTTCAGCCGCATTGCAACCACTGGCGTTAGCGCAGCGGCTGGATTTTGCTCTGAGGGGCGGCGATGATTACGAATTATTGTTTACCTTGCCAAAGCAGCATTTGGATGAGGTGCAGCAAGTGGCTAATAAGTATCACATTCAGGTTACAGTTATCGGAGAAGTGGATGATAATCAAACGGGTTTATCCGTGGATTATACCTTTTCCGATAAACGGCAAGGTTATGAACATTTTTCTTGA
- a CDS encoding arginine N-succinyltransferase, which yields MDTSSDTKIGCLHVVGVILLTVFISVSVTLWVIQYFLFPKPFQPVTLNARETTVLAQKLQQLGLPAPVDDLTPEPYTEVGASREISLSEKELNALLANSTDMAEKAVIDLADNLASAKILLPLDPEFPFIGGKTLKVNAGMELAYANNNPIIKLKGVSVWGVPVPNAWLGNLKNVDLVNEFGGDAGFWQSFAAGVEDIHVEEGHLLIKLKE from the coding sequence ATGGACACAAGCTCAGACACAAAAATTGGGTGCTTACACGTCGTTGGCGTGATTTTATTAACAGTATTTATCTCTGTCAGCGTCACGCTGTGGGTTATTCAATACTTTTTATTTCCCAAACCGTTTCAACCAGTCACCCTCAATGCGCGTGAAACCACCGTATTGGCGCAAAAGCTCCAACAACTCGGTTTACCCGCGCCTGTGGACGATCTCACCCCCGAACCGTATACCGAAGTCGGCGCAAGCCGTGAAATTTCCTTGTCAGAGAAAGAGCTGAACGCCTTGCTCGCCAACAGCACCGACATGGCAGAAAAAGCAGTCATCGACCTTGCCGACAACCTTGCCAGTGCCAAAATCTTGCTGCCACTTGATCCCGAATTCCCGTTTATCGGCGGCAAAACGCTCAAAGTGAATGCCGGTATGGAACTGGCCTACGCCAACAACAACCCCATTATCAAACTCAAAGGCGTGAGCGTCTGGGGTGTACCTGTGCCCAACGCATGGCTGGGCAACCTGAAAAACGTGGATCTGGTCAACGAATTTGGCGGTGATGCAGGCTTTTGGCAATCCTTCGCCGCCGGTGTCGAAGACATCCACGTTGAAGAAGGGCATTTGCTCATTAAGCTCAAGGAATAG
- a CDS encoding SPOR domain-containing protein — MKLSAIALTLATLMAGCAPVPGANTQAGATTGGDYANSYGTTATTGTDYGYGTTTAPATNTGTTSNASYYDYGAGTASTGSAAYGGATTTASTGSYYDYTAPGSSSSGGGYSNSAGGAYAVQVVASPNRGTADAMRSQMQSAGFNAVVDQVGGYYKVRIPFSSESEAKANLSRVRSSVPDAFYTVR, encoded by the coding sequence ATGAAATTGAGCGCAATTGCGCTGACTCTGGCAACCTTGATGGCGGGCTGTGCACCTGTACCGGGAGCCAATACGCAAGCAGGCGCAACCACGGGTGGCGATTACGCAAACAGTTACGGCACGACCGCGACGACTGGTACGGATTACGGTTATGGCACGACCACCGCACCGGCTACGAATACTGGCACGACTTCTAACGCCTCTTATTACGACTACGGTGCGGGTACAGCATCGACGGGTTCTGCTGCTTATGGTGGCGCTACCACGACGGCTTCCACTGGCAGTTATTACGATTACACCGCACCGGGCAGTTCATCCTCTGGTGGCGGCTACAGCAATTCTGCCGGTGGTGCTTATGCGGTGCAAGTGGTTGCCAGCCCGAACCGAGGCACCGCTGATGCGATGCGTAGCCAAATGCAATCCGCCGGTTTCAATGCGGTGGTTGATCAAGTGGGTGGCTACTACAAAGTACGCATCCCCTTCAGCAGCGAGAGCGAAGCTAAAGCCAATTTGAGCCGTGTTCGTTCTAGCGTGCCGGATGCTTTTTACACCGTTCGCTAA